Proteins found in one Pseudomonas mosselii genomic segment:
- a CDS encoding DUF5983 family protein codes for MSQKPNPFLRGYWNLKIVRTLCIGYDDGSPHVWRIIHASQKHFSDEELISSSCIVTSDFAVVRNGPEPVSAEVLAECDTAEGVSGEGVIGAVVYAIHGDDFDGRPIHVGDAYSAEAAREVVQRLSFETGYYSRCWEISSAHISQETGQYLANLADLATPEAFLFIAFRVPYSPAIGIKLISTPWTDKNLDHAEGISAEQLRQEHRSKGMPDDLANVIELAGQADVRILILDADAPVLLGLPLAES; via the coding sequence ATGTCCCAGAAACCCAATCCCTTTCTCCGCGGCTACTGGAATCTGAAAATCGTCCGCACGCTGTGCATCGGCTACGACGACGGAAGCCCGCATGTCTGGCGAATCATCCACGCGAGTCAAAAGCACTTTTCCGACGAGGAACTGATTTCATCCTCGTGCATCGTCACCAGCGATTTCGCCGTGGTCAGGAATGGTCCCGAACCCGTGAGTGCCGAGGTGCTGGCCGAATGCGATACCGCAGAAGGTGTCAGCGGCGAAGGTGTAATCGGTGCCGTGGTCTATGCCATCCATGGCGACGACTTCGACGGTCGCCCCATCCACGTCGGCGACGCCTATTCGGCAGAGGCAGCGCGGGAAGTCGTACAGCGCCTGAGTTTCGAGACCGGCTACTACAGCCGGTGCTGGGAAATCAGCAGCGCACACATCAGCCAAGAAACCGGCCAATACCTCGCCAACCTGGCAGACCTCGCTACGCCGGAGGCATTCCTGTTCATCGCGTTCCGGGTTCCGTACAGCCCGGCGATCGGCATCAAGCTGATCTCCACTCCCTGGACGGACAAGAACCTGGACCACGCCGAGGGCATCAGTGCGGAGCAGCTTCGCCAGGAGCACCGAAGCAAGGGTATGCCGGATGACCTGGCGAACGTCATTGAACTGGCTGGCCAGGCCGACGTGCGCATCCTGATTCTCGACGCCGACGCACCCGTGCTGTTGGGCCTGCCGTTGGCCGAATCCTAG